From the Microbacterium sp. W4I4 genome, one window contains:
- a CDS encoding HAD-IIB family hydrolase: MTTPRLVAFDLDDTLAPSKARIDARIAGLLLALLQRVEVAIISGGNEDQFRTQVIAQLADAAASDLSRLHLLPTCGTRYLRHDGAGFSAVYAHDLTDDEKSAALTALREEAERLGLWESEPWGEILEDRGSQITFSALGQQAPGEAKHAWDPDGAKRTLLRDAVAARLPGLEVRSGGSTSIDITSAGIDKAFGMRQLAEHTGIALTDMLFYGDRLDEGGNDYPVLAIGVPSVAVEGWQDTADKLDALLETLPAPVAR, encoded by the coding sequence ATGACGACACCTCGCCTGGTCGCCTTCGACCTCGATGACACGCTCGCGCCTTCCAAGGCACGGATCGATGCCCGTATCGCCGGCCTGCTGCTGGCTCTGCTGCAGCGCGTGGAGGTCGCCATCATCTCGGGCGGCAATGAGGACCAGTTCCGCACGCAGGTGATCGCGCAGCTGGCCGACGCGGCAGCATCCGATCTGTCCCGGCTGCATCTGCTGCCCACGTGCGGCACTCGCTACCTGCGTCATGACGGGGCCGGTTTCAGCGCCGTCTACGCACACGATCTGACGGATGACGAGAAGTCGGCCGCGCTCACCGCCCTGCGCGAGGAGGCCGAACGTCTGGGCCTGTGGGAGAGCGAGCCGTGGGGCGAGATCCTCGAGGACCGCGGTTCGCAGATCACGTTCTCGGCCCTCGGCCAGCAGGCGCCGGGCGAGGCGAAGCACGCCTGGGATCCTGATGGCGCGAAGCGCACTCTGCTGCGCGATGCCGTCGCGGCGCGCCTGCCCGGTCTCGAGGTGCGCTCGGGCGGCTCCACCTCGATCGACATCACGAGCGCGGGGATCGACAAGGCGTTCGGCATGCGTCAGCTCGCCGAGCACACCGGCATCGCGCTCACCGACATGCTCTTCTACGGCGACCGGCTGGACGAGGGCGGCAACGACTACCCCGTGCTCGCGATCGGCGTGCCCTCTGTGGCCGTCGAGGGCTGGCAGGACACCGCCGACAAGCTCGATGCGCTGCTGGAGACGCTGCCGGCGCCCGTCGCCCGCTGA